In the genome of Massilibacillus massiliensis, one region contains:
- a CDS encoding glycosyltransferase family 2 protein, which produces MEKISVIIPIYNAEKTLEKCIISVINQSKWLLEIILIDDGSNDKSLQICNEFKNRNEKIFVITQRNQGVSAARNKGIQLAKGQYISFVDSDDWLEPDFYEYLHCNIEKYNADISICGVFLNYPNGKQKKDSNQEMVQILNSKEAIECMLKNNPFAGFLWNRLYRRELFDNLLLDEKIAMCEDVLISVDLFDRSNKIVYSSKAKYHYFQSGVSFTTKDFTKERLTGILAFQFIEEQIKKKYPSLLNLAGHSLFVIKLDCALAILNSSLLEKYEKEFFSLKKDLKKSILKNFTSLTLKSIFKVIILLAPLKVAESLMKFARFIIKRKI; this is translated from the coding sequence ATGGAGAAAATTAGTGTTATCATTCCTATTTATAATGCAGAAAAGACACTAGAAAAATGCATAATTTCTGTAATCAATCAGTCTAAGTGGCTACTTGAAATTATTTTAATCGATGATGGTTCCAATGATAAAAGTTTACAGATATGTAATGAGTTTAAAAATAGAAATGAGAAAATTTTTGTCATTACTCAAAGAAACCAAGGAGTTAGTGCAGCTAGAAATAAAGGAATTCAATTAGCAAAGGGGCAATATATTAGTTTTGTAGATAGTGATGATTGGTTAGAGCCAGATTTTTATGAGTATTTACATTGTAATATAGAAAAATATAATGCTGATATTTCTATATGTGGAGTATTTTTAAATTATCCTAATGGTAAACAAAAAAAGGATTCTAATCAAGAAATGGTTCAAATTTTAAATTCAAAAGAAGCTATTGAATGTATGCTAAAAAATAATCCATTTGCGGGGTTTTTATGGAATCGCTTATATAGGCGAGAGCTCTTTGATAATTTGTTATTAGATGAAAAGATAGCAATGTGTGAAGATGTTTTAATTAGTGTTGATTTATTTGATAGATCAAATAAAATTGTTTATTCATCCAAAGCTAAATATCACTATTTTCAATCTGGCGTTAGTTTTACGACAAAAGATTTTACAAAAGAGCGGTTAACAGGAATTTTAGCTTTTCAATTTATTGAAGAACAAATAAAAAAGAAATACCCATCACTATTGAATTTAGCAGGTCATAGTCTATTTGTAATAAAGTTAGACTGCGCTTTAGCTATATTAAATAGTAGTTTATTAGAAAAATATGAAAAAGAATTTTTTTCATTAAAAAAAGATTTAAAAAAAAGTATTTTGAAAAATTTTACTAGCTTGACGTTGAAAAGTATTTTTAAGGTGATAATACTTTTAGCTCCTTTGAAAGTGGCTGAATCTTTGATGAAGTTTGCGAGATTTATAATAAAGAGAAAAATTTGA